The DNA region AACATCGAGAAGACCTGCCCCACCAAGTCACCCAGAAAGGCGCTGAAGGCGACGAGGTTGATGTTCACGCTCAAAAGGATCAGTTCGATCGCCATCAGGATGATGATGACATTCTTGCGATTGATGAAGATGCCCAGCACCCCCATCACGAACAGGATGGCGCTGACCACCAGATAATGTTGAAGGCCGATCACAGCTCCACCCCCTGCCCCATGGGCTGATTGATATTGCGGACC from Sphingobium sp. HWE2-09 includes:
- the nuoK gene encoding NADH-quinone oxidoreductase subunit NuoK, yielding MIGLQHYLVVSAILFVMGVLGIFINRKNVIIILMAIELILLSVNINLVAFSAFLGDLVGQVFSMFVLTVAAGEAAIGLAILVIYFRGRGTIAVDDINQMKG